The proteins below come from a single Ovis canadensis isolate MfBH-ARS-UI-01 breed Bighorn chromosome 23, ARS-UI_OviCan_v2, whole genome shotgun sequence genomic window:
- the YES1 gene encoding tyrosine-protein kinase Yes isoform X2 encodes MGCIKSKENKSPSIKYRPESTPEPVGTGVGHHGAEHAVVAPASSAKSTSASFSSLSLTPFGGPSAVTPFGGASSSFSVAPGSYPAGLTGGVTIFVALYDYEARTTEDLSFKKGERFQIINNTEGDWWEARSIATGKNGYIPSNYVAPADSIQAEEWYFGKMGRKDAERLLLNPGNQRGIFLVRESETTKGAYSLSIRDWDEVRGDNVKHYKIRKLDNGGYYITTRAQFDTLQKLVKHYTEHADGLCHKLTTVCPTVKPQTQGLAKDAWEIPRESLRLEVKLGQGCFGEVWMGTWNGTTKVAIKTLKPGTMMPEAFLQEAQIMKKLRHDKLVPLYAVVSEEPIYIVTEFMSKGSLLDFLKEGDGKYLKLPQLVDMAAQIADGMAYIERMNYIHRDLRAANILVGENLVCKIADFGLARLIEDNEYTARQGAKFPIKWTAPEAALYGRFTIKSDVWSFGILQTELVTKGRVPYPGMVNREVLEQVERGYRMPCPQGCPESLHELMNLCWKKDPDERPTFEYIQSFLEDYFTATEPQYQPGENL; translated from the exons ATGGGCTGCATTAAAAGTAAAGAGAACAAAAGTCCATCCATTAAATATAGACCAGAAAGCACACCAGAGCCCGTCGGTACAGGAGTCGGCCACCACGGAGCAGAGCACGCTGTGGTGGCACCAGCATCCTCCGCAAAGAGCACGTCTGCCAGCTTCAGCAGCCTCTCCCTGACTCCATTCGGAGGGCCCTCGGCGGTGACACCCTTTGGGGGAGCATCTTCCTCATTTTCAGTGGCACCAGGTTCATATCCTGCTGGTTTAACAG GTGGTGTTACTATATTTGTGGCCTTATATGATTATGAAGCTAGAACTACAGAAGACCTTTCATTTAAGAAAGGTGAACGATTTCAAATAATTAACAACAC GGAAGGAGACTGGTGGGAGGCGAGATCAATCGCTACAGGAAAGAATGGCTACATCCCAAGCAATTACGTAGCCCCGGCGGATTCCATTCAGGCTGAAGA ATGGTATTTTGGCAAAAtggggagaaaagatgctgaaagaTTACTTCTGAATCCTGGGAATCAGCGAGGTATTTTCTTAGTAAGAGAGAGTGAAACTACTAAAG GTGCTTATTCCCTCTCTATTCGGGACTGGGATGAGGTGAGGGGTGACAATGTGAAGCACTACAAAATTAGGAAACTTGACAACGGTGGATACTACATCACAACCAGAGCACAGTTTGATACTCTGCAGAAACTGGTAAAACACTACACAG aACATGCCGATGGTTTATGCCATAAGTTAACAACTGTGTGTCCAACTGTGAAACCCCAGACTCAAGGTCTAGCAAAAgatgcttgggaaatcccacgagaATCTTTGCGACTAGAGGTTAAACTAGGACAAGGATGTTTTGGTGAAGTATGGATGG GAACGTGGAATGGAACCACAAAAGTAGCAATCAAAACACTGAAGCCAGGTACAATGATGCCAGAAgcttttcttcaagaggctcaAATAATGAAAAAACTAAGACATGATAAACTTGTTCCACTATATGCTGTTGTTTCTGAAGAGCCGATTTACATTGTCACTGAATTTATGTCAAAAG GGAGCTTATTAGATTTCCTGAAGGAGGGAGATGGAAAGTATCTGAAGCTCCCACAGCTGGTTGACATGGCTGCTCAG aTTGCTGATGGTATGGCCTATATTGAAAGAATGAACTATATTCATCGAGATCTTCGGGCTGCTAATATTCTTGTAGGAGAAAACCTTGTGTGCAAAATAGCAGATTTTGGCTTAGCAAGGTTAATTGAAGACAATGAATATACAGCAAGACAAG GTGCAAAATTTCCAATCAAGTGGACAGCTCCTGAGGCTGCATTGTATGGTCGATTTACAATCAAGTCTGATGTGTGGTCATTTGGAATTCTACAGACAGAATTGGTAACAAAGGGCAGAGTGCCATATCCAG GTATGGTGAACCGCGAGGTGCTGGAGCAGGTGGAGCGAGGGTACAGGATGCCATGCCCGCAGGGCTGTCCAGAGTCCCTCCATGAATTGATGAATCTGTGTTGGAAGAAGGACCCTGATGAGAGACCAACATTTGAGTATATCCAGTCCTTCCTGGAAGACTATTTCACTGCTACAGAGCCACAGTACCAGCCAGGAGAAAATTTATAA